The Vibrio coralliilyticus genome segment GTCGTGTTTTGGCAAGAAAAGGGGTAAAAGTTGCTCCTTTTAAGCCACAAAATATGGCACTGAATAGTGCTGTTACGTCCGATGGCGGTGAGATAGGTCGAGCTCAAGCGGTTCAAGCTAAGGCTGCTAAAGTAGCTCCTACTGTGCACATGAATCCTGTTCTGCTCAAGCCTAACTCAGACACAGGTGCACAGGTCATATTACAAGGTAAGGCTCTAAGTAATATGGAGGCGATTGGCTATCAGAATTATAAGCAAATGGCCTTGCCGACTGTGCTTGAATCGTTTTCAGTGCTTCAAGAACAATTTGAGGCTGTTATGATCGAAGGGGCTGGCAGCCCCGCAGAAATTAATCTTCGTGAAAACGATATCGCTAATATGGGGTTTGCTGAAGAAGCCGATGTACCTGTTATTATCATCGCCGATATTGATCGTGGCGGCGTGTTTGCGCACTTAGTTGGCACATTAGATCTTCTTTCTGAATCTGAGCAGAACCGAGTTGTAGGTTTTGTAATCAATCGATTTAGAGGTGATATATCTTTGCTTCAATCGGGGTTAGATTGGTTAGAACAACGAACCAATAAGCTAGTACTTGGCGTGCTTCCTTATCTGCATGGTTTCGACCTAGAGGCGGAGGATGCGATAAATAATGAGCAGTCTTCTAGTGAATCGGCAAAGTTGAATGTGGTTGTCCCTGTGTTAACCAGAATCAGCAATCATACCGATTTTGATGTACTAAGGCAGAATCCGGATATTCACTTTCGTTATGTAGGTAAAGGCGAGAAGCTTGATAAAGCCGATCTCATTATTTTACCGGGGAGTAAATCTGTAAGAGCGGATCTGGAGTATCTACGCAGCCAAGGTTGGGACAAAGACATTGCAAGACATGTTAGGCTAGGCGGCAAGCTTATGGGAATTTGTGGTGGTTACCAAATGCTAGGACAGGCGATTCACGATCCTTTCGGTGTTGAAGGTAAAGCGGGGCGCGCAGATGCTTTAGGCTATTTACCTGTTGAAACTGAATTGACGAAAGAAAAAGCGCTGACCAATGTAAGAGGAATACTCGAACTATGTAACGAATCGGTTCCTGTGAGCGGGTATGAAATTCATGTTGGCAGGACATCCGGTGAAGGCTTATCCCCGATTTCTTTAGATAATGGTTTATCAGATGGCGTAATCAGTGATTGCAATCAAATCTTTGGTACCTATCTACATGGTATTTTGGATACCCCTGAAGCAATGGAACTGGTGTGCCGGTGGGCAGGTGCTGCGGATATTCGCGCAATTGACCATCATAAAAATCAAGAGCTCGCTATAGACCGTATTGCCGATGCTGTTGAACAACATATGAAGCTCGATGTAATCTGGCCAGAACTTTATAACTGAAATAGATGATGATTTTTTTTAAGCGACTGACTGTCGTTATTTTTACGCTGTTTACTTCCGTTGTGGTTCATGCGTCTGTTAATGTTTATGCGGCATCCTCAATGACCAATGTGATTAAGAAGCTGGCAGAAGAATTTCAAACAGAAACAGGTACGAAAGTGACCCCTGTATTTGCAGGTTCTTCTTCACTTGCTAAGCAGATCCTTAACGGGGCGCCCGTAGACATCTTTATCTCTGCCAACCTTAGGTGGAGTGACTACCTTATTCAAAAGGGCATGATACAGAGTGACAATGTCACTAATTTGGCTGAAAATCAGTTAGTAGTTATTGCTCCGTTAAATAAGCCTACCAATTTTGATGTGCGAAGTAGTGAACAGTGGTTGAAGAAACTGTCTGGGCAAAGAATTGCGATAGGGCAAACTAATGCTGTTCCAGCAGGAATGTATGCTAAAGAGTCATTAGAGACGTTAGGTGTGTGGGAATCTTTGAGAGATCATCTAGCGCCGGTCAATAATGTGAGGGTAGCACTAACACTTGTTGAGCGAGGAGAAACGCCTCTAGGGATAGTGTATATAACCGATGCGATGGTGAGTGATAAAGTGAAGATTGTCGCTACCTTGCCATCTTCGACTTACTCACTAATTACGTATCCTATGGCTAGATTAAACGAAAAACCGGCCACTTTAGAGTTTGAGGCTTTTCTCCAAAGTGAAAAAGCGCAAGCGATACTAAAACAATACGGATTTAACTAGGATTATCTTCATTGCTTTCTGATTACGAATATCAGGCGCTAATGCTTAGCCTAAAAGTTGCGCTTTATACTATCTGTTGGCTGATTCCTATCGGGATTGGATTTGGTTGGCTGCTGGCTAAAAAGCAGTTTATCGGTAAAAGCTGGCTCGACAGCTTAATTCACCTTCCTTTGGTACTTCCTCCTGTTGTTATTGGTTACTTACTCCTGATTTCAATGGGACGCCAAGGTTTTATTGGCCAATGGTTGTACGAATATTTCGGGCTAGTCTTCTCTTTCAGCTGGAAAGGGGCGGTACTTGCGTGTGTGATTGTTGCTCTACCTCTGATGGTTCGTTCAATTCGCCTGAGCTTAGATAGTGTAGATCCTAAACTTGAGCAGGCAGCCGCAACACTTGGTGCCTCTCCACTTAAAATCTTCTTTACCATCACGTTACCACTGACAATTCCCGGAATCATCACAGGGACAATGCTTTCATTTGCACGTAGCCTAGGGGAGTTTGGCGCAACGATCAGTTTCGTATCTAATATTCCCGGAGAAACCCAGACGATTCCTTTAGCTATGTTTACTTTCATTGAAACGCCTGGAGCAGAATTAGAAACGATGCGCTTGTGCGCAATCTCTGTAGTCATTGCTTTAGCTTCTTTAATCGGCTCGGAAATGTTGAATCGTCAGTGCGCCAAAAGATTAGGAACACAACGATGAGTAATATCCTAATCCAATTTAAGCAGACTCTCGATGAGCAGTTATTCGATGTTGATGTGTCTATACCGGGAAAAGGGATAACGGCTATTTTCGGCCGCTCTGGGGCAGGTAAAACATCAATTATTGATGTTATAGCGGGTTTAAGAGCCCCTGATGAAGGAGAGATTGTTGTTTCGAACAAGACACTATATAGCTTTCAGACCAAACTGAATATTCCTGCGTATAAGCGTCAGGTTGGTTACGTGTTTCAGGAATCGAGGCTTTTTCCGCACTATCGTGTAAAGGGGAATCTTCTTTATGGTGTGAAAGATTTTGACCAAAACCACTATGATAAAATAATTAAGCTGCTTGCTCTTGAGCCACTTCTGAAACGATTCCCAATCCAACTTTCAGGTGGAGAAAAGCAAAGAGTTGCCATTGGTCGAGCGTTATTATCTAAACCCCAAATACTTCTTATGGATGAACCTCTGGCTTCGCTTGATATCCCTCGCAAACGAGAAGTTTTACCATTTTTGGAACAGCTGGCGAGCGAAATAGAAATTCCGATCCTTTATGTCTCTCATAGTTTGAATGAAGTTGTACGCCTAGCAAATCACATTGTCGTGATTGATGATGGCAAAGTGGTGACTTCAGGAAACCTCGAGGAGGTATGGTCTTCAAGAGCGATGAGACCTTGGCAATCTTTCTCTGATCAAAGCTCGCTATTTGAGGCTAAAATCCTTCACCATAACTCAGACTATGCATTGACTAAGGTTAAGCTGGCTGAAAATGTTTGCCTCTGGGTTCAGCGTTTAGAAATGGAGAATAATGCCAAAGTCAGACTTCAAGTAAGAGCCAGTGATGTGTCTATTGCATTGGATAGACCGGATAAAAGCTCGATACGAAACATACTTAAGGCCACAATTGATCAAATACAAACTCACTCAAACGGTGCAAAGCGTCAAAGTGTTTCAGTTAAGCTAAAACTGGATAAAGAGTGTTATTTATGGGCGACGATTACCGCTTGGGCCAAAGATGAGCTAGAACTCGAAGAAGGGCTTGAAGTGTTTGCACAAATTAAAGGGGTGAGTGTGACCCAAAAAGATGTTGTATTGAGCCATTAAAAACGCCGTACTGTATCATGCGGCGATTTTTGGTGTTGTTACTTGGCGAAAACGTCAGTGAAATCACGCTTTAAAATGGGGTCACGACGTGCTTTCTTAATCTGTTTAACCATATCTTTTACACAGTTATGAAGAACTTGATCAAGAAGCTGAGCACGATACTCTTCTTTCTGCTCATCAGTCATATCTTCAGGTAGCTTTAACGTTGGGAACTCTTCCATTACATTAACACCTGCAAACGCCTGACTCACAGAGATTAGAGCATGAAATTGCTCGAAGTTATCTAGAACATTTTGAGCACTTTTTGGTAGCTCATCCCAAGCTTCCCGAACCGCTTCTTCAGAGACTTCGTGAATGGATGTCACCATGAAGTGCATCGCTTCAGGTACATCGTCAAATTCGATGACTTGACGAAGCTCTGCTGAAACTGTCGAAAGGTCAACTTTAGGTTGTTCTGTTTGATTTGCGTCAGACATTAATTTTTATCTCATAAATTTTACGTATACAGCGGCGTTATCCTAAAAAATCCACATTAAATGTCAACCATAGTGGAGGAATTGGTGACCTTAGAGTATTATTTTTTATAACCAGCTGATTTTTCGGCCAGTTTATAAATAACAGGTAACGCGAGTGGAATTATCGGGATCTTCGATGAAAATACTTTTAGTCGATGATGTGCAAATGGAGCGCATGCAATTGGCTATTCGTCTAAAACAGCTGGGCCATACCGTCGAAATGGCCGAATCAGGGGAACAGGCATTAGAAATGTACCCCACATTTGAACCAGAACTCATCTTACTCGATATTTCAATGCC includes the following:
- the modB gene encoding molybdate ABC transporter permease subunit, which gives rise to MLSDYEYQALMLSLKVALYTICWLIPIGIGFGWLLAKKQFIGKSWLDSLIHLPLVLPPVVIGYLLLISMGRQGFIGQWLYEYFGLVFSFSWKGAVLACVIVALPLMVRSIRLSLDSVDPKLEQAAATLGASPLKIFFTITLPLTIPGIITGTMLSFARSLGEFGATISFVSNIPGETQTIPLAMFTFIETPGAELETMRLCAISVVIALASLIGSEMLNRQCAKRLGTQR
- the modA gene encoding molybdate ABC transporter substrate-binding protein, coding for MMIFFKRLTVVIFTLFTSVVVHASVNVYAASSMTNVIKKLAEEFQTETGTKVTPVFAGSSSLAKQILNGAPVDIFISANLRWSDYLIQKGMIQSDNVTNLAENQLVVIAPLNKPTNFDVRSSEQWLKKLSGQRIAIGQTNAVPAGMYAKESLETLGVWESLRDHLAPVNNVRVALTLVERGETPLGIVYITDAMVSDKVKIVATLPSSTYSLITYPMARLNEKPATLEFEAFLQSEKAQAILKQYGFN
- a CDS encoding cobyric acid synthase yields the protein MQSALQALMVQGTTSDAGKSVLVAALCRVLARKGVKVAPFKPQNMALNSAVTSDGGEIGRAQAVQAKAAKVAPTVHMNPVLLKPNSDTGAQVILQGKALSNMEAIGYQNYKQMALPTVLESFSVLQEQFEAVMIEGAGSPAEINLRENDIANMGFAEEADVPVIIIADIDRGGVFAHLVGTLDLLSESEQNRVVGFVINRFRGDISLLQSGLDWLEQRTNKLVLGVLPYLHGFDLEAEDAINNEQSSSESAKLNVVVPVLTRISNHTDFDVLRQNPDIHFRYVGKGEKLDKADLIILPGSKSVRADLEYLRSQGWDKDIARHVRLGGKLMGICGGYQMLGQAIHDPFGVEGKAGRADALGYLPVETELTKEKALTNVRGILELCNESVPVSGYEIHVGRTSGEGLSPISLDNGLSDGVISDCNQIFGTYLHGILDTPEAMELVCRWAGAADIRAIDHHKNQELAIDRIADAVEQHMKLDVIWPELYN
- a CDS encoding DUF3069 domain-containing protein, which gives rise to MSDANQTEQPKVDLSTVSAELRQVIEFDDVPEAMHFMVTSIHEVSEEAVREAWDELPKSAQNVLDNFEQFHALISVSQAFAGVNVMEEFPTLKLPEDMTDEQKEEYRAQLLDQVLHNCVKDMVKQIKKARRDPILKRDFTDVFAK
- the modC gene encoding molybdenum ABC transporter ATP-binding protein ModC, with the protein product MSNILIQFKQTLDEQLFDVDVSIPGKGITAIFGRSGAGKTSIIDVIAGLRAPDEGEIVVSNKTLYSFQTKLNIPAYKRQVGYVFQESRLFPHYRVKGNLLYGVKDFDQNHYDKIIKLLALEPLLKRFPIQLSGGEKQRVAIGRALLSKPQILLMDEPLASLDIPRKREVLPFLEQLASEIEIPILYVSHSLNEVVRLANHIVVIDDGKVVTSGNLEEVWSSRAMRPWQSFSDQSSLFEAKILHHNSDYALTKVKLAENVCLWVQRLEMENNAKVRLQVRASDVSIALDRPDKSSIRNILKATIDQIQTHSNGAKRQSVSVKLKLDKECYLWATITAWAKDELELEEGLEVFAQIKGVSVTQKDVVLSH